The following nucleotide sequence is from bacterium.
TCACCCGCCAACTCTACTTTGGAAAAATTACTCAACATCGGCAAAAAGGTATCAATGTTCGCCTCGGCAAAAGTCCGCACCGGAGTGGCGTAATGTTGTTTTAATTTTAGAAAAGCCGCTTTTACTGCTCCCTGCGAATTAAAGATTGTGTAATCGTCGCATTTAGTCACCTGCGCGTCGGGCCAAAGCCCTTGAACCTGTTTCGCGGCGAACTCCATTGATTCCTCCGGCACAGCGACATAGAAATGAATATCCTCGCCTACGTTATGTACCGCCACCTCCAAGGAAAACGGTATCTTCAAGCCGGACAGGAGGCCGAAAAGCTGGCTGGAAGAATTAATCTCCTGCAGCATATCTTTCTTCTCCCGCTCGTCCATTTTTTGCGCCAAGCGTACGGATAAAAGCCGCAAGCGCAAAGTCTTTAGAAATTGCCTACGTCGATTTTTTAGAAAACTCAAAACCGCCAAAACCATTGCCACAATTAGCAATGGAATGCCAAAAGAAACTGCTAACGCAATGTATCGGTCCATCTCAGTGATGCCTGAATGCCCTCCTTTCCCAATTGAAGGCAGCGACCTTGTGGTGATTTATAGGCGCGCTTGCGAGCGATATAAACATATCGCGAGTATGCGTAACACCTAAATCAGCCAAGTGTCGCGCCTCCCGAAGGGTAAGGAAATTTTTATCAACTCCTTCGTTGCTCGGGCTGGAAGTAGAGTCTACATCTGCGCTCTCGCGCCTTGGAGATTGAGTAAAAATTTCTCTTATCAATTGGGAAAAAGGGTATTCAGGCATCACCTTCAGTTTAGCAAACCACGCTTCTTGAGCTCTGGGTACAACTTATCAATTAGCGCATCATGAAAGGCATCTAAGACCAACGGACCCGAAATAGCCGCTTCTTTAGCGGCATGTTGAATGCCTTTATGCCAAGCAAGGTCGAGTAATTTCTCCACTTTTAGCTTCACGTCTGCCGGCTCCGATTGCATATACTCGGGAAGGGGGCTATTGGCAGATGGCGCTGGAGTCGCAGGCTGAGGCGCTGTTGGCTGGCCGGCCGCTCCCGATGAAGAAGACATTTTTTCTTTCAGGACTGATTGCAAAGCCTGTCTCCCCTGCTCGGAAAGCCCGCGTTCTTTTATCTCGCTGGTGAGTTCTTTGATATCCTGCTCGATTATTGAATGCTCTGTTGGTTCTGCAAATTTTTCTGCCATACGCAAATTATAAGTTTTCTAAAAATTTTAAGCAAAAGAAAATCCCCATAGCATCTTTGATACTATGGGGATTTTACGGCGCCTACGCTGGCGTGTTTCATTCGGCCTCCTTTTTGGAAAAAAAGCACCAACCGACCCAGCAACCGGCGACTCCGCCGATTACCGCTCCGATCACGATCCCCACCCACGGCATCGGGTAGCTGTAGGCCAGCGGCTTTGCCGCGGCCATCAGCGCTCCGCTCGCCGCGCCGAGCACCGTCAACATCACCTTCAGTTTGCGTCTCACACGAGTCTCTCCCTAGATAAAACTCTGTTTTGTCGGGCGACCAATCCACAATGGATTGGTTTAGCCTTTCCTAATTACTGTTTGCAAGTATAGCGGAAAATTTCCCCCTTGTCAAGGGCTCATCGGCATTTCTTTCAGGAACCCGGTCCGGCTAGAAAAAATAGATTCGCTCCGGTTGATTTTTGGGATAAATTGAACAGCTCCCGTTCCTCCCTTCGGGATTTTCCGGCCATTCAATTTTTTAACCAAAAATCTGTCCTGCGCTCATTATTTTGGGCTAGCCTCCCCTTGTGGTTCCTTACAAAGAAATGCCGATTCGCTTTGTTCTATAAACGACGCCCTAATCGCTAGTGCCTGCCGCAGTTTTTATTTGCGCCGCATTACATAAAAATGCACCGAAGCTCCTTGCTGATTGCCACTCTTGTGAACAATTCTTTCCAGTATCTCAAAGTAGCTTCCATACAACACCTCCACTTGCTGTGGCGATACGGCAATTTTTTTGATCCACTCCTCCACCCCCGGCATTGGATCATCTTCGCTTTCTTTGCCGAACGTTTCAAAAAAGTAGTACCCGCCACTAGCTTGAACCTCCGCCAACTGCTCGATAAAAGAACTTTTCTCGTCGCCAATTAAAAATTGCGAACTTAAAAGGTCTAAAACAACGTCATATCTACGGGCCGCAATTTCTTTAATTTTTGCGAGGGCTGAAAAGTCTCCAACGAAAAACTCACTTTTTGCTCCCGCCGACTTAGCTTTTTCTCTTGCTTCAGTAATTGCAACTTCGGAAATATCTATGCCAACTGTTTCAAATCCATTTTTAGCGAAAAAAATTGATTTATCACCCACGCCACAACCGATATCCAACAATAATCCGCCTGATAATTTATATTTTTTTATCAGTTCTAGAAAAAAATCCGCTCTTTCGCCGCCCCAAACCGCAACCCCCTTTTTCTGCTTGTAGAAATCATTCCATATCATAACCTTGGTAACGTCCACTTTCGAAACGGCAACCAACATGCAACTTCCTTTCAAAGTTTCTAGCAAGATTATAGCCACGATAAGGAAAAATGACAATGGCTCGGTCTAATTACTTACAAGAACTCGATCCTCCAAAGCGCAGGGAATAGTTTCGAGGAACATGCCGGAGGCGATTTTGCTTGGTTCGTTTGTTAATACAAACGAAAAATCGCCGAGGGAGAGGCAAATTTGCTCGCTGGAAGCAAATTATGCCGTTTCCGAGGGGCTATTCCCGGAGCCCCTATCCGTGACGGAATTCGGTAACGTCCCCATCCTGAAACACATATTCTTTTCCTTCTAAGCGGAGCCAGCCTTTTTGCTTGGCAGAGCTCCAAGAACCGGCTTCTAATAGTTTTTGCCAGTTGATGACTTCAGCTCGGATGAATTTCTTTTCAAAATCGGTGTGAATAGCGCCGGCGGCTTGCGGAGCTTTGCTTCCCTGTCGGATCGTCCAGGCGCGAGATTCATCTGGTCCGGTAGTGAAGAAGCTCATTAGGCCGAGGATTTCATAAGCTTTTTTCACCAGCTCTGGAATTTCAGCGGCAGAAGAAAGATCAGACACCACATATCCCGCTCCCCTTTCGGCAATCTTTCCCTTCAAATCTTCAGACACATCCTCCGGTTTGCCGTTCAATAAATAAACCTGCTTTTTCGCGGTGAGCAAATTTAGAGCGGAAACTTTTTCATTCTCCAAAGCCTCGGCAAATTCCGGAGTAGCCAAATTTTTCCCGGACTCCAATGCTTCTTTAACTTTTTTAATTGCTTCAAAATCTTTGATTGCCTGCTTTTGCGCGGGCCCGCCGGTTTTCGTGTCGCCTTCCGCTTTTTTATAAACTTTTTCTATTGAATCCAAATCTTTCAACCCCAGCTCGGCGTTGATAATCTCCATATCCCGAATTGGGTCAACCGAATTTTCCACGTGAATAATTTCACTACTCTGAAAAACACGAAGCACCATCAAGACCGCGTTGGTTTCGCGGATGTGGGTCAAAAATTTATTTCCCAAACCCTCTCCAGCACTCGCGCCCTTCACCAAACCGGCAATGTCGTAGAACTCCACTATGGCAGGAATGGTTTTCGCTGACTTACTCATTTCTGTAAGCTTGCTCAAACGCTCATCAGGAACGGTAACCACGCCTACATTCGGATCAATTGTGCAAAAGGGATAGTTGGCAATATTTACGTCATTTTTCGTGAGTATTTTAAAGAGCGTGGACTTCCCCACGTTCGGCATCCCCACGATTCCGATAGATAATTTCATTCGCTTGATTATAGCCGATTTCAGTGGCAAAATAAAGCACGTTCGTTGAAAACTACAAAGAACAGGAGGCGGGATGAAACGAATCGTTCTGACTGGCGGACCTTGCGGTGGAAAAACCACAGGGAAAGAATATGTACGGGAAAAGCTGTTGAATTATGGCCGCTCCCCTATCTTCGTTCCGGAGGTGGCAACACTAATCATTGGGTGCGGATTGAATCCTGGAGAACTGTCTCCGGAACAATATTTCGAATTCCAAAAACTTATCTTCAGCACCCAAATGAAATTTGAGGATGATATTTTCCTCAAAGCAGTAGAGATTAAAGCATCAAAAAAACCGATGATTATAATGGATCGGGGATTGATGGATGCCAAGGCTTATATGACTCCGGAAATGTTTGAGGCAGTGCTGAAAGATCACGGAATGGACGAAGTAGAGGCGCGGGATAAGCGTTATGATGGCGTATTTCATTTGTCTACTGTAGCTGATGGCAAGCCAGAACTTTATAGTCAGGCAAATAATCCCTCCCGATTGGAAAAAACCCCGGAAGAAGCGGTATCTGCCGATCACAAGACGCGCAATGCCTGGCTTGGCCATCCGCATTTGCGAGTCATCGACAATTCCACAGACTTTGATCAGAAGATGAATCGTCTGTTGAACGAAATTCGGAGGTTGCTGGGAGATCCGGTTGCAATCGAAACCGAACGCAGTTTCGTGGTTCACGGAGGATTTCAGCTTCAGAAAATTCCTATTCCGTTCAAAAAAATCCACATCGAACAAGTTTATCTGAAGGGGAAAGCGGGAGAAGAAAGCCGGATACGCAGACGCAGTCAGGAAGATGCCGGTTCCGTCTACTACGAAACCAGGAAACTGCCGGCCATTTCCGCCGCTTCTCGGCCGGAAAATGAATGGCAAATCTCCGCGAGGGAATACGCCAGCAAGCTTAGCTTGGCGAGTCCGGACCACGACATTGTCCGGAAAAATCGCTTCTGCTTCTTGTACAAAAATCAGTACTTTGAACTTGATAGGATTTTGGAACCGAAGCGACTATTTGGACTCGTGCGCTTGGAAATTGAACTCACCGAAGAGAACGATAAGGTGGAAATTCCCGACTGGCTCGGGAAAGTCGAGGAAGTAACCGGCAATCCGAAGTGGAGCAACTACGAACTGTCCCGAAGGCCGAAGTAAAAAAACAACCCCCTCATTGAGGGGGTTTTTGTTGCCAAAGCTATTTTTTTCTGGTAAAATAACTCCGGTTACTTTTACAAGAAAAGAGGAGGCTAGAATGAACCGCGCAGTAATCGTGGACGGAGTACGAACTCCTTTTATGAAGGCGGGCTCGCTGACGAGTCTGCGGGCAACTACTCTGGGATGCGACGTAATCGAACATTTGCATCTGAATCTTCATGGGTTCCGGCTCGAGGACATTGATTTGGTAATTGGCGCCAACGTCGGCAACCAAGTTCTCCCCCCCGACGGTTCTAATCTGACCCGCCTGATTGCCTTAAAAGCAGGGATTCCAATAAAAGTTCCGGCTTTTACGGTAAATATCAATTGCGCTAGCGGCCTTCATGCCATTTTGACAGCGGTGAAAGAGGTGGAGCTGGGTCTGGCGAATTGCGTATTGGTGGTAGCGGTAGAAGTAATGTCGGATTACACCGCCGCCTACAGCCGTAAACAGCGGCAGAAATTCGCTAATCTCCTGACAGCATCGAGAAGTAAATCGCTTTTGAAAAAGCTTTCATCCACCGCTTCAGCGCTTGTGAAAGTAAAGATTATGAAGCATGACCCGCAGTGGATGATTAAACTCGGTTTGACCGATCCGTCCTGTAATTTGAGTATGGATAAGGTTTCCGACAAGATTGCCGAGAAATACAAAATTTCCCGAGAAGAGCTGGATCTCTATGCTCTGGAGTCTCACCGAAGAGCAAATAATGCATCAGATCGTTTGCGCGGAGAAATGTGTTCATTCACCCTGAATGGAAAAAAAGAGCTGCCGTGGTTCTATGATGACGGCGTTCGGCCAAATCAGACTTTGGCGGCACTCGCGAAATTGAAACCGCTGAATGAAGGCGGGGTCACGACCGCAGGAAATTCCTCCCAGATCACTGACGGCGCCGTGGCATTCCTAATCGCCAACAAAGAATGGGCAGCAGCAAGAAAGCTTCCTGTGCTAGCCGCGATGAGTTCTAAAAATTCTGCGGCCTGCGGCTGTGAACCCTCGATGATGGGTCTCGGGCCGGTCGGCGCTATCTCTAAGTTGAGGGCGCAGGGTTGGACCAAGATGAGTGATTTCTCTGTTGTGGAGACCAATGAAG
It contains:
- a CDS encoding redox-regulated ATPase YchF, whose translation is MKLSIGIVGMPNVGKSTLFKILTKNDVNIANYPFCTIDPNVGVVTVPDERLSKLTEMSKSAKTIPAIVEFYDIAGLVKGASAGEGLGNKFLTHIRETNAVLMVLRVFQSSEIIHVENSVDPIRDMEIINAELGLKDLDSIEKVYKKAEGDTKTGGPAQKQAIKDFEAIKKVKEALESGKNLATPEFAEALENEKVSALNLLTAKKQVYLLNGKPEDVSEDLKGKIAERGAGYVVSDLSSAAEIPELVKKAYEILGLMSFFTTGPDESRAWTIRQGSKAPQAAGAIHTDFEKKFIRAEVINWQKLLEAGSWSSAKQKGWLRLEGKEYVFQDGDVTEFRHG
- a CDS encoding AAA family ATPase, which encodes MKRIVLTGGPCGGKTTGKEYVREKLLNYGRSPIFVPEVATLIIGCGLNPGELSPEQYFEFQKLIFSTQMKFEDDIFLKAVEIKASKKPMIIMDRGLMDAKAYMTPEMFEAVLKDHGMDEVEARDKRYDGVFHLSTVADGKPELYSQANNPSRLEKTPEEAVSADHKTRNAWLGHPHLRVIDNSTDFDQKMNRLLNEIRRLLGDPVAIETERSFVVHGGFQLQKIPIPFKKIHIEQVYLKGKAGEESRIRRRSQEDAGSVYYETRKLPAISAASRPENEWQISAREYASKLSLASPDHDIVRKNRFCFLYKNQYFELDRILEPKRLFGLVRLEIELTEENDKVEIPDWLGKVEEVTGNPKWSNYELSRRPK
- a CDS encoding class I SAM-dependent methyltransferase is translated as MLVAVSKVDVTKVMIWNDFYKQKKGVAVWGGERADFFLELIKKYKLSGGLLLDIGCGVGDKSIFFAKNGFETVGIDISEVAITEAREKAKSAGAKSEFFVGDFSALAKIKEIAARRYDVVLDLLSSQFLIGDEKSSFIEQLAEVQASGGYYFFETFGKESEDDPMPGVEEWIKKIAVSPQQVEVLYGSYFEILERIVHKSGNQQGASVHFYVMRRK
- a CDS encoding thiolase family protein, whose translation is MNRAVIVDGVRTPFMKAGSLTSLRATTLGCDVIEHLHLNLHGFRLEDIDLVIGANVGNQVLPPDGSNLTRLIALKAGIPIKVPAFTVNINCASGLHAILTAVKEVELGLANCVLVVAVEVMSDYTAAYSRKQRQKFANLLTASRSKSLLKKLSSTASALVKVKIMKHDPQWMIKLGLTDPSCNLSMDKVSDKIAEKYKISREELDLYALESHRRANNASDRLRGEMCSFTLNGKKELPWFYDDGVRPNQTLAALAKLKPLNEGGVTTAGNSSQITDGAVAFLIANKEWAAARKLPVLAAMSSKNSAACGCEPSMMGLGPVGAISKLRAQGWTKMSDFSVVETNEAFASVVLAQSKMLKEIGMGPLDWDRTNVNGGAIAIGHPISASGARLVLTCAKELQRRNQQYGLVTLCVGGGQGVAAVIENNE